A genomic segment from Tessaracoccus defluvii encodes:
- a CDS encoding ABC transporter transmembrane domain-containing protein, whose amino-acid sequence MTASASTWLIPAAVTPWLLGRAIDTGIEQGIVDALGWVAALLGVIVIGVAGGIAFHTFAVRMWLLGIYGIQRRVTRQSVHLGHVLNRRVPTGEVLSVSASDSDQFGATVDAFGHAIAAAISFLLASVLMLTTSPALGALVLVAVPLLVGASAPVLRPLTRAQEAERTEASSLTSLATDIATGLRILRGVGGERTFAANYERQSQKVRHLGVRLGTWQAVVEAISILLSGLLLVALVYLGSMRLLDGTLTVGELISFFGYAVFLISPMQTFFDFAQKWVQGLVSAAKTMALLSADLPWAPGPQKLSEDPTLFDEASGVTVMPGRMLGLVSADPDASAAMADRLGRYLPEGAPRPRTTTICPSARSGGRGGSGWRSVAVVPPRTPRPQPGPGV is encoded by the coding sequence ATGACGGCCTCCGCGTCCACCTGGCTGATTCCGGCGGCGGTCACGCCGTGGCTGCTCGGTCGAGCGATCGACACAGGCATCGAGCAGGGGATCGTCGACGCGCTCGGCTGGGTGGCGGCTCTGCTCGGCGTGATCGTCATCGGTGTGGCGGGCGGCATCGCCTTCCACACCTTCGCGGTGCGGATGTGGCTGCTTGGGATCTACGGCATCCAGCGTCGCGTCACGCGACAGTCGGTCCACCTGGGGCACGTGCTGAACCGTCGCGTCCCCACCGGCGAGGTGCTCAGCGTGTCGGCCTCGGACAGCGATCAGTTCGGTGCGACGGTCGACGCGTTCGGGCATGCCATCGCGGCAGCGATCAGTTTCCTGCTCGCATCCGTGCTCATGCTCACGACGTCGCCTGCGCTCGGTGCGCTGGTCCTCGTCGCCGTCCCCCTGCTGGTCGGCGCCTCCGCGCCGGTGCTACGCCCGCTGACCAGGGCCCAGGAGGCGGAACGCACGGAGGCGTCGTCGTTGACGTCGCTGGCGACCGACATCGCCACCGGTCTTCGCATCCTCCGCGGCGTCGGGGGTGAGAGGACCTTCGCGGCGAACTACGAGCGCCAGTCGCAGAAGGTCCGGCACCTCGGGGTCCGGCTGGGGACCTGGCAGGCCGTGGTCGAGGCCATCAGCATCCTGCTATCGGGGCTGCTCCTCGTCGCGCTCGTCTACCTCGGGTCGATGCGCCTGCTCGACGGCACCCTCACGGTCGGCGAACTGATCAGCTTCTTCGGCTACGCCGTGTTCCTGATCTCGCCGATGCAGACCTTCTTCGACTTCGCCCAGAAGTGGGTGCAGGGCCTGGTGTCGGCGGCCAAGACGATGGCGCTGCTCAGCGCCGATCTGCCGTGGGCTCCGGGGCCGCAGAAGCTGAGCGAGGATCCGACGCTCTTCGACGAGGCATCCGGCGTCACCGTGATGCCAGGACGCATGTTGGGACTCGTCTCGGCCGATCCTGACGCGTCCGCGGCGATGGCCGACCGGCTCGGACGCTACCTTCCTGAGGGTGCCCCGAGGCCGAGGACGACGACGATCTGTCCGAGCGCGCGAAGCGGCGGGCGCGGCGGGAGCGGCTGGCGGAGCGTCGCCGTCGTGCCGCCGAGGACGCCGAGGCCGCAGCCAGGCCCTGGGGTGTGA
- a CDS encoding ATP-binding cassette domain-containing protein, which translates to MSADGIDYSQLDISELREHVVVSHTGAMLFAGTLQTAVDPWGTHSRQQAEQALRVASAEDIYASLPEGWQGRIDEKGRGLSGGQRQRVILARALLRDPDVLVLVEPTSAVDAHTEARIAERLADHRAGRTTVVVTASPLLLRRCDEIAVLVDGREVARGTHHELRDHADYRSVIARGMEDSP; encoded by the coding sequence GTGAGCGCCGACGGTATCGACTACTCCCAGCTCGACATCTCCGAGCTGCGCGAGCACGTCGTGGTGTCCCACACAGGGGCGATGCTGTTCGCCGGAACCCTGCAGACGGCCGTCGACCCGTGGGGAACACACAGCAGGCAGCAGGCCGAGCAGGCGCTGCGGGTCGCGTCGGCCGAAGACATCTACGCCTCGCTGCCCGAAGGGTGGCAGGGCCGCATCGACGAGAAGGGACGCGGGTTGTCCGGGGGCCAGCGGCAGCGGGTCATCCTCGCCAGGGCGCTGCTGCGTGACCCTGACGTACTGGTGCTTGTCGAGCCGACCTCCGCCGTCGATGCCCACACTGAGGCCCGCATCGCGGAACGGCTCGCCGATCACCGCGCTGGCCGCACCACCGTCGTCGTGACGGCGTCGCCTCTGCTGTTGCGCCGCTGCGACGAGATCGCGGTGCTCGTCGACGGCCGGGAGGTCGCCCGCGGCACCCACCACGAGCTGCGCGATCACGCGGACTACCGCAGCGTCATTGCGCGCGGGATGGAGGACTCACCATGA
- a CDS encoding ABC transporter ATP-binding protein, translating to MSEQLLDTTSADTWRVDPLPPRVPTGLEVPKGAGPLRRLTALRQRHSLRGANARSVYEDARSPRRGFPVATTGQAAGFLGVLLRSRRAALVWTILLNVAAAGVGLVAPLLLGRLVDDVTAGGLGRSDVATMAGIITGLIVAQAVVTFGARRASAVFGYDLLAAAREEVVRIVLRLPLGHVEASGSGDLLTRITSDVGKMATAARWALPNLIVSVVLIGATVTAMAVNSWLLTLPMVGTALIMALGGRYYLARATAGYITESASYSVINSTTTETVEGARTVEALGLGGQRIGQLDEDTEVSAQAERYTMTLRNMLFAMVDSSFQLPLVGVVLLGIWGHSQGWVTIGQITTAALYVSQLQGPLDRVIAVLDHLQLGIVGTARLIGVAQLDDDRTPGESQPDGVKLTGSDLRFGYREGVDVLHGVDLDLRPGERLAVVGPSGSGKSTLGRLVAGINRPRTGDVTVGGVDVMDLPLDRLRTEVALVTQEHHVFMGSVRDNVVLARETSASDAEVQEALVTVGAWGWVSRLPDGLDAQLGHGKTALTPAQAQQVALARLIIADPHTLVLDEATSLIDPTSARSLEGSMSALLEGRAVIAIAHRLHTAHDADRIAVVDDGQIVELGPHQELLELDGQYARLWRAWRD from the coding sequence ATGAGTGAACAACTGCTGGACACCACGTCCGCCGACACGTGGCGGGTCGATCCGCTCCCACCCCGTGTGCCCACCGGGCTCGAGGTGCCGAAGGGGGCAGGCCCGCTTCGTCGTCTCACTGCCCTGCGACAGCGGCATTCGCTCCGTGGGGCGAACGCCAGGTCGGTGTACGAGGACGCCCGTTCTCCCCGGCGGGGCTTCCCCGTCGCGACGACGGGCCAGGCGGCCGGTTTCCTCGGCGTGCTGCTGCGCAGCCGCAGGGCGGCGCTGGTCTGGACGATTCTGCTCAATGTCGCGGCGGCCGGGGTGGGTCTCGTGGCGCCGCTGCTGCTGGGGCGTCTCGTCGACGATGTCACGGCCGGTGGGCTCGGCCGCTCGGACGTGGCGACCATGGCCGGCATCATCACCGGGCTGATCGTCGCGCAGGCCGTCGTCACGTTCGGCGCCCGCCGGGCTTCTGCCGTGTTCGGATACGACCTGCTCGCGGCCGCCCGTGAAGAGGTTGTGCGCATTGTGTTGCGGCTGCCTCTCGGCCACGTGGAGGCGTCCGGTTCCGGCGACCTTCTGACCAGGATCACCTCCGACGTCGGGAAGATGGCGACCGCGGCGCGTTGGGCGTTGCCGAACCTGATCGTGTCGGTTGTCCTGATCGGTGCCACCGTCACGGCCATGGCTGTGAACTCGTGGCTGTTGACGCTGCCGATGGTCGGGACCGCGCTGATCATGGCACTGGGCGGTCGCTACTACCTGGCCCGCGCCACGGCGGGATACATCACCGAGTCGGCGTCGTACTCCGTCATCAACTCCACCACCACCGAGACGGTGGAGGGTGCCCGGACCGTCGAGGCCCTGGGGCTCGGGGGCCAGCGGATCGGGCAGCTGGACGAGGACACCGAGGTGTCCGCCCAGGCGGAGCGGTACACGATGACGCTGCGCAACATGCTGTTCGCCATGGTCGACTCCTCGTTCCAACTGCCGCTCGTGGGAGTCGTCCTGCTCGGCATCTGGGGTCATTCGCAGGGGTGGGTCACGATCGGGCAGATCACGACTGCGGCCCTGTACGTGTCGCAGTTGCAGGGGCCCCTCGACCGGGTCATCGCGGTTCTCGACCATCTGCAGCTCGGAATCGTCGGCACGGCCCGACTGATCGGCGTCGCCCAACTCGACGATGACCGTACCCCGGGCGAGTCGCAGCCTGATGGCGTGAAGCTGACCGGTAGCGATCTGCGGTTCGGGTACCGGGAGGGAGTCGACGTGCTTCACGGGGTTGACCTTGACCTTCGCCCGGGCGAGCGGCTCGCCGTCGTCGGACCTTCCGGCTCCGGCAAATCGACGCTGGGCCGACTGGTGGCCGGGATCAACCGGCCACGCACCGGCGATGTCACCGTCGGTGGCGTGGACGTTATGGATCTGCCGCTGGACCGGTTGCGCACCGAGGTTGCCCTGGTCACGCAGGAGCATCACGTGTTCATGGGGTCCGTCCGCGACAACGTCGTGCTCGCCCGCGAGACCAGCGCCTCCGACGCGGAGGTGCAGGAGGCCCTGGTGACGGTGGGGGCCTGGGGGTGGGTGTCGAGGCTCCCGGATGGGCTCGATGCCCAGCTCGGGCACGGCAAGACGGCGCTGACTCCGGCGCAGGCGCAGCAGGTGGCTCTGGCGCGGTTGATCATCGCCGACCCCCACACATTGGTGTTGGACGAGGCGACGTCTCTGATCGACCCGACCTCCGCGCGCAGCCTGGAGGGTTCCATGTCCGCGCTCCTCGAGGGGCGGGCGGTCATCGCGATCGCACACCGACTTCACACCGCCCACGACGCCGACCGGATTGCCGTCGTGGATGATGGGCAGATCGTCGAGTTGGGTCCTCACCAGGAGCTGCTCGAACTCGACGGGCAGTACGCCCGACTGTGGAGGGCGTGGCGGGACTGA